The Ovis aries strain OAR_USU_Benz2616 breed Rambouillet chromosome X, ARS-UI_Ramb_v3.0, whole genome shotgun sequence genomic sequence GTCCATGTTCACAATGGAACGAATCAGGGACAGGCACCATGAATTTCTGCTGCTGTGCTGGAGACTCACGATGAGAATAATCAGGCTCTAGGACTACCTTTGGATGTCAAGCGACCTTCCATATCAGCCTCCATGAGGCACAGCTATACGGCTGTCGCTAGAATTTCTGTGAAATTTCGAGCTCTTTCATTGCAACATGTAACATGTCTCCCTGCTTCTACCCAGAGTTATCCCTTAGAAATCTCTTCAGGTCAAGTTCACTACTCTCCTCGACCCCTCTAGTAGCTTCCCAGCTCACTCAGCGTAAAAGCCACAGTCCTACCAACGGGTCACAATTCTCTGCCTCCCGCCACACTGCGCTTTTTGACATTCCTGGTGCAGGCCGAGCATTTGCTGCAGACGCTTCCTGTCTCTCAGAATGGTCTGCCTCCAGCGGACATCAGAGCTCACTTCCACACTTTCTTCAGACTTCTGCTCACATGCCATTAAAGTCAGGGAGGCCTGCGCTGGCCGTATGATACAAAACAGCAACATTCTCTCCCAGGACAGATCACAACCTGACAAttcatgcatgtgtatatatgtgtgtatatacatatgtttattttattaattgtCTGACTTCTcttactagaatgtaagctccataagGACAGACCCCAAATGGACAAGGGGAATTTGTTATTCCTTTATGGGATATCCATCTGCTATATGAAAACAAACTACATAATATTGAATGTTCCTTATTGACCAGCTCCAACCTAAGGTATTACCAAACAATTAACACGTAATAGTAAAATGACCTTTCTTAATTTATCATATAGTTATGTATCGGAATAATATCATATGGATGGCATTTGAATTACTAGAAGTATCGATATGTATGgagcaagtgaaagtcgctcagtcgtctctgagtctttgcaatcccatggactatacagcccatgggattctccaggccagaatactggaatgggtagccatctccttctccgggggatcttcccaacccagggatcgaacccaggtgtaccacatagcaggcggattctttaccagctgagctattcaggaagcacagagcactgaggtcattaaaaaaaagggCTTTCCAATGCAATTCTATATATTCTTAAGATATAATTACACTTACACTTTACAAATACAATTGTAATTACACTTGAAATAATAAATGCATTGGTTTAATGCACTTAAACCATTGGTGATTTTTAATCAGTAAAAATGCAGGCACAGTGTGTTATAGTGTCATTAAAAATTAACAAGTTATATGGCTAAGTTCtctaaaactataataaaaataaagtttggtTTCTTAAACTGGTAGATGAAAAACATAGGTATTTTTATATTCCCCTTTATACCTGTtgctaaaatatttcaaagtccttttttttttttaaactcaagtcAGGCAAATTTTAATGAAAGTAATAAAGTCAAAAGATTTAGTATGTGACTAGAATGAAAGGAGGATATTGTAAAAGACTTTCCTTATTGTGAGGTAGTATAAAGAAGTGGATAAGGACCCAGCATTGGAATCTTAGCTATGACAGTTACTAGCCATATAGCATTAAAATggagcaaattacttaacctttctgagcctcaagttcctcatctataaaatgtgaacAATATTAATACTAGTCATTATGATTCTCTGGTTTTATGTGTGTATTTCACGTTCTTAGAACATTTCCTGGAGGATAATAAATGGTATATATGTAAGTATTTCttgctatcattttttaaaatattttaaagatgcctGTAGGGCATCTGGGAAGACATTTGGAGATGAATGTCTGAATTTCAAGAAAAAAGTCTGAGCTAGAAACATAAATTTAGCCATCACaggggcacacacacatacacacaaatacacacacactctctatTTTAGAACAGTACCTAGCAGACAATAAGTGCTATATAAATGTTACAATGTTaactattataattttaataagcattttaGAAATCAATTAAATTTAAGCTTATTAAAATGAAAGCTAATACTTATTGCATAAGTAAGTGCTCACTAAAAGTTTAATGACTGAAAAGAATTGCAGTTGTTACCTTTTTTGTTCATCATCATAAAAGGtgaatagaaattataaaaataagacaatttACAGTTCTCAGATTACACTCAACATATAAATCTAAATTTAGTAGATAAAACATTACTAGCAATTGTAACAATAATATTAACCTTGacttgaaaacattttcaaatttatttattgcatttagaatcaattTTAATACAAATCCAGTCATTTCTTATGTCTATGAGCTATAGAAAACCCCCAGGGGCTAATAATAATCAATTATGTTCTTCAGGCTCCTCAGAATTAAATGTCCCTGCCCAAAATAGTCAACAGTATTTCTCCAGAATTTCTATCTTATCCTCAAAGATGTGGCTCACATCTAGGGCAGAACTGGAGAGGAAGGGGAGCACTGGCCAAATTTATTCACTGTgtaaacaaaattgaaaagtaAGTCTGCATGCCAAGTGGATGATTTACAATGAATCTGAGACATCTGCTAACCCTAACATGCTCTAAATATGCAGGTATGGCAATCTAGCAATTGTTATCGCCTTAAAATGTTTGTTGATTTCCATTCACATTGTTGATTTCCATCACATTCCATTCACATCCACATATATTCCATTCACAGAGTACTTAGTATTCTTCCATTGCTGTCGCTCACCTGCAGCAGAATCCCAGTAAAGCTCAAGAAGTGTAAAGTGGGGAAGAGTGCTAGGTTAATTAACAAAGCTAAAAAGGATCCCAAGTCACCAAGAGAGAGGACAGTTCCTGTCAAAGGATGGGGGAAGAGAGTGGGTATGTTCTCTGGCCTTAAATTCAGGTGTACATAGAAGCATCAGTTCCCAGGCACTAAGGCAACCaaataaagtttttgtttttgtttttgttttaagttgCTATTTTCCTGGTTCTGAAGGAATATTCCTAGAGGGGAAAATTGACTACCAATCCAACCACCAATTGAGTCAACTTGGCAATTAGCAAGTGACCTACCAAGTCATACATGTCAGAATTTAATCTCAGGGTGCCTGAATCTGTATAAGTGATACCACAAAAGAATATTGTCTCTTAGACTACATTCCATACTGAGATTCTAAGGAAGAAATATGCCCCTTGTCTCTCCCTCAGTATGGTTTTCCCCAGGGCAGGCAACCTTTTCAACAGAGTGGTTCAGCATTTCTCTTTGTGAAGACTAGAATTTGGAAAGATTGTCTGATTATTTAAATAACAAACACGTTTTATAGTATGTTAACCACTTGCATCTTTCAAAGGAATATCGCTTACTTCATTGtttttgaaggggaaaaaaagtttagtTTATGCCTCAGGAAGTTTAAGCAACAATtggtgataatttttttcttagagtTGGCAAAGAAAGGCCACGTTCTGACAGTCTGGACTGCTGGCTTTTAAgagcttttctctgttttttcaccTTCTTTTTTGATTGAGACAAGTAATGCTTTTCTCTTCTACCTGtctaaatgaatatatataatttttctttccactAATGTAACAAAACCAGTAACTTGAAAGATACCATCTTTAGTGTATGTACAACTTAGTGCTTactttattcaatcatttaaaagCCTCACATATTTAATATAACCTATACTAAAATGCatgacttcccaagtggcacagtggtaaagaacctgcctgccaatgcaggagacaaaagagacacaggttcagtccctgagtggggaagttcccctggaggaggaaatggcgatccactccagtattcttgcctggacaatcccatggacggaggagcctggtgggctacagtccacagggttgcaaagagtcagacacaactgaagtgacttagcagacatgcatactaaaatatattattacaaaAAGGATATAACATATGTTATTGACATCAtacacagaggaggaaaaaatccCTCtggataattaaaatattaatattcaaaagcaaaactaaaggcTTTCCAAATGAATTTAGGAAAACAAATCACACAATGAAGATTTGCAAAAGTGCTTTAATAAAATGCTTGCATAAACTTTCATTAAACTTGCTAAGCTTAATAATATTCCTATAAGAACTTGTTCATCTAACCTATAAGAATAAAACCTTCTTATACACAAAATAGAGCATTTAGTACTATAAATAACACATCAGAACATAAAACTTACATCAAATCTGGTATCTGTGTACTATGCAACTATAAgagattataatttataaaaatatcaccACACTGAATTCAAAACAattatactttaagaaaaaaagtcaaagctGACCCTGCCATTTAAATGTagtataattttatcttttaaaaaacataaacttATGGTAATAAGAGCAGATTACTATATGAACATGAACTGGGTACCTGAATTCATAAACTAGTTTCTTTAGCTCATCTGAGTTAATCAACTACTATATTTAGCATAACATAACAGTATGAATATAAGATGCTAAATCAAAACATAGAAAATGAGTCTATGTAaaaacgcttttttttttttttgtctcttaacTGGCTCCTTGACTGCATCTGTTTTCTCCTAATATTAGATATTTTGGAAAAAGAAGCTCCCAcgcaagaaaataataattttcaactttttctgTACCTTTGCTTCCCCAAATTCATCCATCCAGGAGTGTTTTCATCTGCTCGTTGGTAAATCCTACAAAAAGGCCAGTCAACTGGCCATTATCTCTTTCTAAGCTTCaaatatagttagaaaaacagtTAAGTTCAAAGcagctggaaaagcagtgagGTTCCAAAGGATGCCACTTCCaatcttttgttaaaaaaaaaaaaaatctacttcctAAAAGTCACACAAACTCAGTCACAACAGGAGGCAGGGTCTTCAGAAAGTGAAACAAAAGTTTTCGGTGCTTCAATCAGCAGATTTGAAATGCTCTTCATCCACAGTGGGGGTAGATGTGGCCCTCCACGGTCAGATAATTAATGGCTTGCTTGACGGTCCAGATGCTCAGGTCACAAAGCTTGGTCTGGAGCTCAGGAATGCTCTTGCCTTCCTATGGAGGATGCTCACGAATCAAATGCAGCACCTCATTCTGGACGAAACTGGGGTGGTGCTCGCCGTGCTTCTGGGCCTCACCCCTTTCTGATGGATCAACAGGGCCATTTTGCCGGTGTTATCCAGCATCATGTACCTTGACCATTTCTAGATTATGTGTGTGCTGTACTCATTCTTGTCCTGGAGGACATGGATTTTCAACATCTCAAGGCTCTTCACCTCCACAGAACATTCAAGGATACCAAACACTTTGGCATATACTCCCACTGGAAGCAGAGTCACCTCCTGCTTTGCTTTATCTCTGCCAACCCACTGGCAGACCTCAATAGGTTTAATGGTCCTATCGCAAATCTTGTGAAGTAACTTGCagtcttctctgcctgccttattATTCCCACAACAGAAACTTGGGAAATCTTGATTCCTCTAGTCTTGAAGATGTTATCAACCAGAGTGGAGGTGAGCAGTTGGTTTACACAAGGAACAATAGCCTGGATTTGGCCCT encodes the following:
- the RPA4 gene encoding LOW QUALITY PROTEIN: replication protein A 30 kDa subunit (The sequence of the model RefSeq protein was modified relative to this genomic sequence to represent the inferred CDS: inserted 4 bases in 4 codons; deleted 1 base in 1 codon; substituted 2 bases at 2 genomic stop codons), producing MSKNGFGSYGSISAPGXASGSSDPLSQGRVALATKSMGSRXQIQAIVPCVNQLLTSTLVDNIFKTRGIKISQVSVVGIIRQAEKTASYXHKICDRTIKPIEVCQWVGRDKAKQEVTLLPVGVYAKVFGILECSVEVKSLEMLKIHVLQDKNEYSTHIIXKWSRYMMLDNTXQNGPVDPSERGEAQKHGEHHPSFVQNEVLHLIREHPPXEGKSIPELQTKLCDLSIWTVKQAINYLTVEGHIYPTVDEEHFKSAD